The sequence below is a genomic window from Clostridium putrefaciens.
AAGTTTCTATGTCATTTAAATTAACTTTTTACTTGACAATAAATATCTATACCACTTATAATATAGCTAATTGTATTCGATATAATTTTATGATTATATCAACTTTAAAAAAAGAGGTGCAGCTATGAATGAAGACATATTAAATTTAGATAATCAGCTTTGTTTTTCTATATATGCTTGTTCTAAAGAAATCATACGTTTATATAGGCCATTTTTAGAAAAGCTTGGGCTTACGTATACTCAATATATTGCCTTATTAGCTCTGTGGGAAAAGGACAAGGTTACAGTTAAACAATTAGGTAATAGATTATATCTAGACTCTGGAACTCTAACTCCCCTCCTTAAAAAGATGGAAGAGAACGGTCTACTGTTAAGAGAACGTCAAAAAGATGACGAAAGAAAAGTTTTAATAACTTTAACAAAAGCAGGAGTAGACTTAAAACAAAAAGCACTAGAACTTCCGAAATCCATATTATGCAGCACTAACCTAGATACAAATAAATCTATTGAACTTAGAGAAGATATTAAAAGTTTACTTAAACACATATATGCCATAAACGAAGAGACTGTTTCAAAAAAGTAAAGTTATAATTAAAGAGTACCTAATAACCTTTTAGATTATTAGGTACTCTTTTTAGTTATGCAGTCTATAAATGTTAGTTTTATTACGTTTAAAACTACATTATTACTCTAGTGCAATAAGTTTAACCTTTATTATATTATCTATTGTCTTTATTTCTTCTAGTATGCTTTTCATATCCACTTTCATCTCTGATATATCAAAAGTAATCGTTACATTTGCTGCATTATTTATAGGTATGTCTTGATTTATGGTCATAATATTCCCTTTGTTTTCTGCTATTTTATCTAATATTCTAGATAACGTTCCAGACTCATGGGCTATAAGAAGGGCAATCGTAGCCTTTTGTCCCTTCATGTTATCTGACATAGAAAACACATTATCCTTATACTTATAATATGCGCTTCTACTTATACCAACTTCTTTTACCCCTTCCGATATATCCTTAACCTTCCCTGTGTATATGAGCTCTTTCACTTGAATTACCTTTTGAAAAACTCCTGGTAATACCTTGATGTTAACAATAAAAAACTTTTCATTCATAATATTCCTCTAAATAAGATAAATATAAATTTTATCTATCTTATATTCAACTTTTTAGCTAATTTTTGAAGCATGTCTTGTGTCATATTTTCTAAATCATACTTTGCATTAAATCCCCACTCCGCTTTAGCCGCTGAACAATCTATAGAATTAGGCCATGAATTTGCGATTGCTTGCCTTACAGGATCTACATCATAATTCATAGTAAAGTTTGGTATATGTTTTTTTATTTCATTTGCTAGCATCGAAGGTTCAAAGCTCATAGCGGTGATATTAAATGCATTTCTGTGAATAAGTTTTGATGAATCTGCTTCTAAAAGTGTTACTATAGCATTTAATGCATCTGGCATATACATCATATCCATATATGTGTTTTCTGCTATATAAGATGTATATTTTCCCTCTTCAAGTGCTTTGTAGTATATATCTACTGCATAATCAGTAGTTCCCCCACCTGGAGCTGTTGCATAAGATATTAATCCAGGGAACCTTACTCCTCTAGTATCTACCCCAAATCTTTTAAAATAATAGTCACATAATACTTCCCCTGAAACCTTAGTTACTCCATACATAGTTTCTGGTCTTTGAATGGTATCTTGTGGTGTGTTATCTTTTGGTGTATTAGGTCCAAATGCACCTATAGAGCTTGGTGTAAAAAAGGAACACTTTAACTCCCTAGCAACTTCTAAAGCATTAAATAGTCCTCCCATGTTTATTTCCCAGGCAAGAACTGGCTTAGCTTCTGCTACTGCTGATAATAAAGCTGCAAGATGCACTATTGTGTCTACTTCGTGTTTTTTCGCAACCTCTGCCATCTTTTTAGCATTTAAAACATCTAGTACTTCAAATGGACCAGATTCTACTGCTGGATTTCCATCTATTCGTCTTATATCTGTTGCAATTACATTATCATTACCATATATATTTCTCATGTGCATTACTAATTCAGAACCAATTTGTCCAAGGGCCCCTGTAACTAATATCTTCTTCATAATAATCCTCCTAAAATTTAGTTGAAACTATTTAATTACGCCTAATTCCTTACCAACCTTTTCATATATAGCTAATGCCTTATCTAACATTTCCTTTGTATGAGCTGCTGTAGGCATATTTCTAACCCTTCCAGTTCCCATTGGCACTGTTGGGAATACTATAGCTTTAGCGTATACCCCTTCTTCCATTAGCCTTTTACTAAATTGTTGTGCTAACTTTTCTTCTCCTATTATACATGGAGTTATAGGTGTCTCACTATGACCTATATTAAATCCTAGTTCCTTTAAACCCTTTTTTAAATAGTTTCCATTTTCCCAAACCTTATCTACAAGATGTGTGCTATTTGTCATTATATTCAACGCTTCAATTATAGCTCCACAGGAAGCTGGTGTTAATGATGTAGAAAATAAGAAAGGTCTAGCTCTAACTTTTAACCAATCTATTAGATCTTGAGTACCAGCCACGTATCCACCAACTACACCCATAGCTTTTGATAAAGTCCCCATTTGAAAATCTACTTTATGAGATAATCCAAAGTGCTTTACTGTTCCAACACCTTTCCCCATAACTCCTGAACCATGAGCATCATCTATATAGCTTATTAGATCAAACTCTTCTGCAGCTTCTACAAGTCCTGGTAGATTAACAACATCTCCATCCATAGAGAAAACTCCATCACTAATAACCATTAACTTTTCGTATAAACCACTTTCTCTTGCTTCTTTTGCTTTTACCTTTAAATCTTGCATATCATTATGCTTATACCTTATAATCTTAGCTCCTGATAATTTACATCCATCTATTATAGATGCATGATTTAACTCATCAGATAATATAGCGTCCTTTTTATTCATAACTGCCTGTATAGCCCCTGCATTACAGTTAAATCCTGATTGAAAAGCTATAGAAGCTTCTGTATGTTTAAATTCAGCTAATCTTTTTTCAAGCTCTTCATGTATTTTTAAAGTTCCATTTATGGTTCTAACTGCGCCTGCACCTACACCATATTTATTAGTAGCTTTAATAGATTCTTCTATCATCTTGGCATTGTTAGCTAATCCTAAATAATTATTTGATGATAAATTTATAAGTTCTTTACCTTTAACTTTTATTATTGGTCCATTACCACTCTCTAAAACATTAATTTCATTGTATAGACCTTTAGACTTTAAATCGTTTAGATTATCGTTTAGAAACTTTTGTAAGGCTTTGCTTCCCATATCATGTCCTCCTTATATTTAGGTTTATTCCGTAATATTGTTTCTCTGTGAGATACAATATTTATCTTATGTATATGGATATTATATCAAACTTATTATCACATATCCATAGTCTAATTTCCTTAAAATACTTAAACATATTCCCTTATACTTCTATTTACTACTTCTTACTGCCGTTTAAAAACGTTTTCACTTCGTTATACCTTTTCTATTTATAATGAAGTAAAATGCATTTTATAATTTGACTTTATATACTATATACTATATATTAATACTTGACATATATTCAGAATATTTTAATAAGTGTATGTTTTATTATCTTTATTTCATTTTTAAACCTAACCTTTATAACCTTTTATAATATTTATAATATTAATAATTTTTAAGGAGTGATTTAATTGGACAAGACAAAAAAAATCGGACTTATACCTAAACTTATTGCTGCTATTATACTAGGTATACTTATTGGAAAGTTTATGCCTGAAGTTGTTGTAAGGGTATTCGTTACCTTTAGTTCTATCTTTGGTAACTTTTTAGGATTCCTTATCCCTTTAATAATTCTCGGTTTCATAGTATCTGGTATAGCAGACCTTGGTAGCAATGCTGGTAAACTTCTTGGTATTACAGCTGGTATCGCATACGTATCAACATTAATTGCTGGACTTTTTGCTTACATAGTTGGTGTAAATATCTTCCCTAGTTTCATTAAAGCAACTAATATGATAAGTGATGCTGTAAATCCAGAAGAACATCTTTTGAAACCTTTCTTTACTATCGAAATGGATCCAATAATGACCGTTATGAGTGCCTTAGTTTTTGCCTTTTTATTAGGCCTTGGAATAGCTGCTGTAAAAGGTGACGGGCTTCGTAAGATTGCTTTTGAATTTCAACAAATAGTTGATAAAACAATTTCCAATGTTATTATACCTTTACTTCCAATCTACATCCTTAGCATATTTGCTAATATGACTTATGCAGGTGAGGTTGGACGAATTATATCTGTATTCTGGAAGGTATTCTTAATAGTTATTGCAATGCACTTTTTAATAATATTAATTCAATTTTCTATTGCTGGAGCTATATCAAAGAAAAATGCATTTAGCATGATAAAAAATCAAGTTCCAGGTTACTTAACTGCAATAGGAACTCAATCTTCAGCCGCTACCATACCTGTAAATTTAAAGTGTGCTGAAAATAATGGTGTATCTAAAGAAATTAGAGAGTTTGTAGTTCCTTTATGTGCAACTATACATTTATCTGGAAGTACAATTACTCTTACCTCTTGTGCTATGGCTGTTATGATGTTAAATAGTGTTAGTTTTACATTACCTCAAATGCTAGGATTTGTTGCAATGTTAGGTGTAACAATGGTTGCAGCTCCTGGTGTTCCTGGTGGAGCTGTAATGGCTGCACTTGGTGTGTTACAAACTAACCTTCACTTTACGGAAGCGCAACTTGCACTAATGATAGCTCTTTATATAACTCAAGATAGCTTCGGTACAGCTTGCAATATTTCTGGTGATAACGCAATTGCAGTAATAGTAGATAGTATATATAATAAAAAGAAAAAATTATCTAGATCTTAATATATATGTAACTAAATATAGTTATTCTTTAAATTTAAATAGCAATAAGTAGAAGTAACAACACCTTCTCTTATTGCTATTTTGTTTAAATAATCTTATCTTTTTAGTAACTAATCTATTTTAAAAGTGGCATATATAATATAATGGTTACAGTATTAGCGTTAAGGAGGTTTTTTCTTGTTTAAATATCAAAAATCTGACCTAAAGGATGTTCTAGAGTTAGCGCTACCTGCTGTAGGTGAAAACATATTATATATGATGGTATGGGTGTTCGATACAATGATGGTAGGTCGTTATGGCGGGAACGTTGCTGTAAGTAGTGTTGGTCTTGGCTCTGAATTAATGTATGGATTTTCTAATATCTTCATAGCAGTAGGTATCGGTGTAGGTATAACCTCTCTGGTTGCTAGAAGGGTTGGAGCAAATTTAAAATCCGCAGCTGAGGAATATTTAACTTTAGGTTTTATTATTGGAAGTATTCTATCTTTTATAGGATTCTTAATATTTTTTCTTGGAAGTACTAAATTACTTTCCATTACCGGTGCAGATGAAAATGTAATAGCTATGGGTGCGCCTTATATGAGAATAGCTTCTATAGGAATATTTTTTAATATGTTAATGATTTTATTAAATTCTTCATTAAGAGGCTATGGAAATACTAAGACTCCACTTGCAGCATCGATACTTATAAATATAGTAAATATAACTTTAGATTATGGACTTATATTTGGTAATCTCGGGCTTCCAGAGCTTGGCATACGCGGGGCTGCTATAGCTACCACTATAGCTCAATTCCTAGGATTCTTATTCATATTACGCTATGTTATACGTAAATCCCCTATAAAACCTAGGATTAAATATGTGAAAAAGATAAAATTGTATAACTTTAGAGATTTACTTCGATTATCTATTCCTTCTTCTATGCAAGAAGCAGCCTTTACTACAAGTAGAATTATAAGCAATCTAATGGTAATTAGTATGGGCACAGTAGCCTTTGCAGCTAACCAAATAACAACTACCATAGAGTCCATATCTTTTATGCCAGGTTGGGGATTCGCTGTTGCCGCAACCACCTTAGTTGGTCATAAGGTTGGGGAAGGCAATTTACAAAAGGCAGAAAGGTATGCAAAGTTATCTATGATTTTAGGAACCTCATTTATGATTATGTCTTCCTTGTTATTTTTGATAATACCAAATGGGCTCATTAAGTTATTTATAAGTCCTAATGAGGTAGATGTTATAAGCCTTGGAACACTTTGCCTTATGATAGCAGCTATAGAACAACCATTTATGGCTGTTTCCATGATAGCTGGAGGGGCTTTCAAAGGCCTTGGAAATACCAAGACACCCTTTAAGGTTTCTATAATATCTAGCTGGATAATAAGGCTCCCCCTTATGTATATTGTTATATATAAACTACATCTAAATGTAGCTTGGGTATGGATTGTAACTTCTGTGCAGTGGATATTTGATGGAAGTATAATATATTACTTTTACAAAAAGAATCTCAACAAAAACTTGGTTAAATAAAATAGATTTATCTAAACATACTTATATACTTATAAACATAAAGCAGCTGTTTTAACAAAATTCATGTTAAATACAGCTGCTTTATTTATATAGCTTATTCTATTCTTCCATATACTTCCTGACCCTTACCATTTATATAATAAATAAGTAAAGCAATTATTAATGATATTACCAAAGTCAAAGATATAAATCCTATTAATAATGTTGGCTCTAATTTTAAGAATAAGTATATGTTTAATCCACCAATTAAAATTGATATTACAAAGCTTATAAATGAATTAAGATTTTGTTTAACTGCCTTTTGTTCATTATCCCAGTTAAGTTTTGGTCTATTTGTATCTATAATAACACCTAGGGTAGAGGTAAAAATACTTCCTAATATAGATATTATAAATATAGATATAACAAGACTAAATGGAAGCTTTAATATAATTATCATTGCCGTAATTAATATAATGCTTATCATATTTACAATAACAGAAGATATTATTTTAGAAAATATCTGTTCTCTATAAGTAATTGGTATATACTTATTTATAAACATAAGCTCTCCTTCTCTTGATATAGCCGTAGAAGCCATAGCATTAGAACCACTTATAAATAAAATTACGCTAAAGGATACACCGAAAATAATACCTAGCAACTTAGGATCCTTTACATCACCTGTAACCTTTGTTATCATCTGTATATTTTTAGGATCCATAAGTCCATATACCATCATAAATATAGGAAATACAATGCTCCCAACTACACAATTTAATAAGAATGCTGGTGTTCTAAATACAACCCTTAATTCCTTTATTACATAGGACTTTATTTTTGAATTTTCAGAGGTTATTTTATCAAGTTCTGTAGATTTCAATTCCTTCCTTTTAGAAAAGGATTCAGATGACCCCATTACTCCTTTAAAATAAAGTATTTTTGCTAGTATCATAAATATTGCAAAAGATATTACAGTTATTAGTACAAATAATAATAAGTTCACAATACCTTTACTTGTGGAAGTTGAAACTAAGGATAACGCTGCTAATTTAGATGTAGGAAACATGCCACTTAAAAGGTTCATCATGGAATTATTACCCTTAGATAAAACCTCAAGTAAGTTTTCTTGTCCCATACTAGATGAACTAGCTTTTTGAACTAAAAGATTTACTCCAAGTCCTGAAAATATAGCAAGTATACCCCCAACAACTCTAAAAGCATCCTTATGTCTTCCAAGGTTCGTAAACCTCATGATAACCATATTAAGCATTGAAGCTAACACTAATGGCATAACGGGTAGAAGTAAAAATATAATTATAGAAATAAACCAATAACTTATTCCCGTATTAGCTTTTACGCCATAACCAATGAGTACAGGTAAAAGCACAATAACCTCAGTTAAATATTCATATATTAAAACTGTTATAAACTTAGCTGAAAGTATTTCATGCGCTTTTAAAGGTAATGGTAAAAGAGCCTCAATGTCCTTAGAAAAGTAAAATGTAGTCAGCACATATATAATTCCAAATATAAAAATAATGAAGCTAACCATAGAAAATGCTAGGCTCAAAATTATACCCTCTTGTCCAACTGCAGCAACATCCTTATATACAGATGCTGTAAAGGTACCTATAGGTATCCCTATTGACATTATAAGTATTAATCCTAAAAATATATTTAAGATCATTGATGGAATTCTACTCTTTCTCTTTCTCTTTCCTTCACTACCGCTTCCATTTTTAAACAATACCTTAATCAATATAAATATTTTACTCATTTTCAGTCATCTCCAAGAATATATTTTCTAATGAAGAATTTTCTTTCATGTGTTCTTTTATTTCTTGAAGTGTTCCACAAAATAATATCTTACCTTTATTTATTATTGCTACTCTATCACAAACCTTTTCCGCAACCTCAAGTACATGCGTAGAGAAAAATACCGTATTACCGGAAGATGCATGTTCTTTCATCATCTCTTTTAACATATATGAAGACTTTGGATCAAGCCCTGTAAGTGGCTCATCTAATATCCATATAGACGGATTATGTATAAGCACTGCCATTATAACTATCTTCTGCCTCATACCGTGTGAGTAACTTTGTATTTTATCACCTAGAGCATCACTCATCTCAAACCTACGAGCTAGATTTTGAATCCTCTCTTTCCTTAAAGCTTTTGGAACTTCGTATAAATCAGCCATAAAATTAAGATACTCAATGCCTTTTAATCTTAAAAACATGTCTGGATTATCAGGTACAAATCCAAATTGCTTTTTAGCCTCTATTGCATTTTCCTTTATATTTATACCATTTAGCTTTATCTCACCTGAATCATGACTTATAATACCTGTCATCATTTTTATTGCTGTAGTTTTACCAGCACCATTTGGACCTAAAAACCCAAATATTTCTCCATCCTTTATGGTTATATTTATTCCATCTACAGCTTTGGTTGTTCCATTGTAACTTTTACTTACATTATTAAGTTCTATCATATTTAATCTCCTCCTCCATATTATGTATGTATTATATATAAGTCTATATTAAATCTTATCCGTTATCAACATTTAAAAACACGCACCAAGTGGTACCATATATCCCTTAGTGCGTATTGTTAAACCCTTCCTTTGTTTTTCATATTAATTTAACTTAATACCGATATAAGTTAGCTAAAATATAAATTAACTAAAGTCACAGATATTATTATAGCTGTTATATCCGCCATAATAGCTGCCCATAAAGTATGCCTTATCTTTTTTACTCCAACTGCACCAAAATATACAGTTATAGTATAAAATATAGTTTCTGTTGATCCCATAAGTATTGAAGCTATAAGTCCTATTTTACTATCTACTCCATATTCTCTAATAGTTTCAGTAAATACTCCTAAAGCCCCACTCCCTGAAAGTGGTTTTATAAATATTAATGGTACGAGTTCTGCAGGAACACCTATTAAACTCATTATAGGCTTAAATACCCTTACCAATAGATCTAAGGCACCTGACTGCCTAAATACAGTTACCGCTAAAAGCATAGCTAAAAGATATGGAAATATCCTAAAGCAAACACTTACTCCATCCTTTGCCCCCTCAACAAAACACTCATATATCTTTACGCCCTTTATCCCACCATAACCTACTATAGCTAATATAATTATAGGTATAATTCCTTTAAACATATATGAAATCATAATTATTCACCTCACCTTAAAAAAACTTTTCTAATATTTTACAACAAATTATACCTACCATAGCCGCAATTGATGTAGTTATAATTACAGGTACTATTATAATTGCAGCATTGCTTGATCCTTCAACTGCCCTTAACGATATTACAGTGGTTGGAATTAATTGAATGCAAGCAGCATTAAGTACTAGAAATAATGCCATATCGTTACTTGCTGTATCACCATGGTTATTTAATTCTTGGAGCCTTTCCATTGCCTTAATTCCAAAGGGAGTTGCAGCATTTGATAATCCCATAATATTAGCACTTAAATTCATAACAATTGCACCTAAGGCCTTCTCATCTTTTGCAGCATCTTTAAATAAGATCTTTAATATAGGTAAAAGTAACCTTGATATCTTTTCTGTAAGACCACTTTTTTCTGCTATTTTCATTATTCCAGACCAAAGGCTAATAATACCTAAAAGTCCTATTGTAAGATTTACAGTAGAGCTAGAAGAATCTATAATTGCTTTAGATATTATTTCAGCCTTACCAAATAACAGCCCCCAAATTATACTTACAACTATCATAAAAAACCAAATGTAATTAATCATGTTACCTCCAATCTTAATGCTAACTTATATAATTTAAGTCACATATTTTATAATACTTGATTAATATATATGATTACTTTAAAGTCTTAAGAAGGTTAAAATTTAAATACAATAGTTGCATTTAAAATATAATAGTGCTACCATAAAAGTTGTATAAATGTTAAAATATCAATATAAATTGATTATATATGAAAGGTTTGTTTAGATAATTATGATGACTATAAGAGATATTATGAAATATATTGAAAGTGAATACAAAGTTATAAACCAGACACCTTGCGAGGTTTGTGGTGGGGAATATTTAACTGAAGATTTAGACATAACTTTAGTAGATGGTATTCCATTTGATGTTTGTGATTGTGTATGTGCTAGTTGCGGGTATATAAAATCTTTCATGTTTACCGCGCCATTTGTAGAGGAAGATAACGGGCTAGAGATAATAAAAAGACTTAATTAAAAACATTACAATTGTAACAATCTACCTATACTCAACTGAAGTTTCTTTGAATAAAATTATAAATTTAAAAAAGATGATTTCTACATTAATTAGAAACCATCTTTTTTATTACTCTTATTTATGACTAAGCTGACTTAGAGTCTTGTACTATGGACTCATTATGTGCTATGTTTAAACTTCTCATCTCTTTTACTACTAATATTCCTGTTATAATTGAGGCTAATACATCTGATATAGGTCCAGCAAGCCACACTCCTATAAGACCTAACCCTTTTATATTAGGAAGTATAATTAACAATGGAATTAATAAGATTACTTGTCTTAGCAT
It includes:
- a CDS encoding MarR family winged helix-turn-helix transcriptional regulator, with the translated sequence MNEDILNLDNQLCFSIYACSKEIIRLYRPFLEKLGLTYTQYIALLALWEKDKVTVKQLGNRLYLDSGTLTPLLKKMEENGLLLRERQKDDERKVLITLTKAGVDLKQKALELPKSILCSTNLDTNKSIELREDIKSLLKHIYAINEETVSKK
- a CDS encoding ACT domain-containing protein, whose protein sequence is MNEKFFIVNIKVLPGVFQKVIQVKELIYTGKVKDISEGVKEVGISRSAYYKYKDNVFSMSDNMKGQKATIALLIAHESGTLSRILDKIAENKGNIMTINQDIPINNAANVTITFDISEMKVDMKSILEEIKTIDNIIKVKLIALE
- a CDS encoding L-threonine 3-dehydrogenase, with translation MKKILVTGALGQIGSELVMHMRNIYGNDNVIATDIRRIDGNPAVESGPFEVLDVLNAKKMAEVAKKHEVDTIVHLAALLSAVAEAKPVLAWEINMGGLFNALEVARELKCSFFTPSSIGAFGPNTPKDNTPQDTIQRPETMYGVTKVSGEVLCDYYFKRFGVDTRGVRFPGLISYATAPGGGTTDYAVDIYYKALEEGKYTSYIAENTYMDMMYMPDALNAIVTLLEADSSKLIHRNAFNITAMSFEPSMLANEIKKHIPNFTMNYDVDPVRQAIANSWPNSIDCSAAKAEWGFNAKYDLENMTQDMLQKLAKKLNIR
- a CDS encoding glycine C-acetyltransferase, whose product is MGSKALQKFLNDNLNDLKSKGLYNEINVLESGNGPIIKVKGKELINLSSNNYLGLANNAKMIEESIKATNKYGVGAGAVRTINGTLKIHEELEKRLAEFKHTEASIAFQSGFNCNAGAIQAVMNKKDAILSDELNHASIIDGCKLSGAKIIRYKHNDMQDLKVKAKEARESGLYEKLMVISDGVFSMDGDVVNLPGLVEAAEEFDLISYIDDAHGSGVMGKGVGTVKHFGLSHKVDFQMGTLSKAMGVVGGYVAGTQDLIDWLKVRARPFLFSTSLTPASCGAIIEALNIMTNSTHLVDKVWENGNYLKKGLKELGFNIGHSETPITPCIIGEEKLAQQFSKRLMEEGVYAKAIVFPTVPMGTGRVRNMPTAAHTKEMLDKALAIYEKVGKELGVIK
- a CDS encoding dicarboxylate/amino acid:cation symporter — protein: MDKTKKIGLIPKLIAAIILGILIGKFMPEVVVRVFVTFSSIFGNFLGFLIPLIILGFIVSGIADLGSNAGKLLGITAGIAYVSTLIAGLFAYIVGVNIFPSFIKATNMISDAVNPEEHLLKPFFTIEMDPIMTVMSALVFAFLLGLGIAAVKGDGLRKIAFEFQQIVDKTISNVIIPLLPIYILSIFANMTYAGEVGRIISVFWKVFLIVIAMHFLIILIQFSIAGAISKKNAFSMIKNQVPGYLTAIGTQSSAATIPVNLKCAENNGVSKEIREFVVPLCATIHLSGSTITLTSCAMAVMMLNSVSFTLPQMLGFVAMLGVTMVAAPGVPGGAVMAALGVLQTNLHFTEAQLALMIALYITQDSFGTACNISGDNAIAVIVDSIYNKKKKLSRS
- a CDS encoding MATE family efflux transporter, which codes for MFKYQKSDLKDVLELALPAVGENILYMMVWVFDTMMVGRYGGNVAVSSVGLGSELMYGFSNIFIAVGIGVGITSLVARRVGANLKSAAEEYLTLGFIIGSILSFIGFLIFFLGSTKLLSITGADENVIAMGAPYMRIASIGIFFNMLMILLNSSLRGYGNTKTPLAASILINIVNITLDYGLIFGNLGLPELGIRGAAIATTIAQFLGFLFILRYVIRKSPIKPRIKYVKKIKLYNFRDLLRLSIPSSMQEAAFTTSRIISNLMVISMGTVAFAANQITTTIESISFMPGWGFAVAATTLVGHKVGEGNLQKAERYAKLSMILGTSFMIMSSLLFLIIPNGLIKLFISPNEVDVISLGTLCLMIAAIEQPFMAVSMIAGGAFKGLGNTKTPFKVSIISSWIIRLPLMYIVIYKLHLNVAWVWIVTSVQWIFDGSIIYYFYKKNLNKNLVK
- a CDS encoding putative ABC transporter permease subunit, which gives rise to MSKIFILIKVLFKNGSGSEGKRKRKSRIPSMILNIFLGLILIMSIGIPIGTFTASVYKDVAAVGQEGIILSLAFSMVSFIIFIFGIIYVLTTFYFSKDIEALLPLPLKAHEILSAKFITVLIYEYLTEVIVLLPVLIGYGVKANTGISYWFISIIIFLLLPVMPLVLASMLNMVIMRFTNLGRHKDAFRVVGGILAIFSGLGVNLLVQKASSSSMGQENLLEVLSKGNNSMMNLLSGMFPTSKLAALSLVSTSTSKGIVNLLLFVLITVISFAIFMILAKILYFKGVMGSSESFSKRKELKSTELDKITSENSKIKSYVIKELRVVFRTPAFLLNCVVGSIVFPIFMMVYGLMDPKNIQMITKVTGDVKDPKLLGIIFGVSFSVILFISGSNAMASTAISREGELMFINKYIPITYREQIFSKIISSVIVNMISIILITAMIIILKLPFSLVISIFIISILGSIFTSTLGVIIDTNRPKLNWDNEQKAVKQNLNSFISFVISILIGGLNIYLFLKLEPTLLIGFISLTLVISLIIALLIYYINGKGQEVYGRIE
- a CDS encoding ABC transporter ATP-binding protein; its protein translation is MIELNNVSKSYNGTTKAVDGINITIKDGEIFGFLGPNGAGKTTAIKMMTGIISHDSGEIKLNGINIKENAIEAKKQFGFVPDNPDMFLRLKGIEYLNFMADLYEVPKALRKERIQNLARRFEMSDALGDKIQSYSHGMRQKIVIMAVLIHNPSIWILDEPLTGLDPKSSYMLKEMMKEHASSGNTVFFSTHVLEVAEKVCDRVAIINKGKILFCGTLQEIKEHMKENSSLENIFLEMTENE
- a CDS encoding spore maturation protein translates to MSYMFKGIIPIIILAIVGYGGIKGVKIYECFVEGAKDGVSVCFRIFPYLLAMLLAVTVFRQSGALDLLVRVFKPIMSLIGVPAELVPLIFIKPLSGSGALGVFTETIREYGVDSKIGLIASILMGSTETIFYTITVYFGAVGVKKIRHTLWAAIMADITAIIISVTLVNLYFS
- a CDS encoding nucleoside recognition domain-containing protein, whose protein sequence is MINYIWFFMIVVSIIWGLLFGKAEIISKAIIDSSSSTVNLTIGLLGIISLWSGIMKIAEKSGLTEKISRLLLPILKILFKDAAKDEKALGAIVMNLSANIMGLSNAATPFGIKAMERLQELNNHGDTASNDMALFLVLNAACIQLIPTTVISLRAVEGSSNAAIIIVPVIITTSIAAMVGIICCKILEKFF
- a CDS encoding metal-binding protein; its protein translation is MTIRDIMKYIESEYKVINQTPCEVCGGEYLTEDLDITLVDGIPFDVCDCVCASCGYIKSFMFTAPFVEEDNGLEIIKRLN